In Planococcus citri chromosome 4, ihPlaCitr1.1, whole genome shotgun sequence, the genomic window ACTGTTGTTTAAGATCGTTGAATGCATCCAATTGCGCTTTATCCCAATGCCACTTGAGATCTTTACGAAGGAGTTCTGTGATTGGTCGAGCTCTGGTGGCATAATTTGGCACAAAATGGCGGAAGTAACCGGTGAGACCAATAAATTGTCTAACGTTGTGAACTGAAGTTGGGACAGGAAACTTTTCAACTGCAACAATTTTCTCTGCGCCTGGTTTCACAGTACCAGCTGAAATCTCAAAGCCTAGGAAATTCACCGTTTCTTTGAGAAATGAACATTTCTTGAGATTGAGGGTTAGATTTTCTTCTCTGATGAGGTCAAGGAACTTTCTCAGGCCTTCTAATGCTTCTTTGATGGTTTTGGCATGGAGGAGGATATCATCCAAGTAGATGGAAGCAATTCCAAGTATGGGAGCCAGAATACGATTCATGAACCTTTGAAACACCCTTGGAGCATTGGCTAGACCAAACGGCATACGATTATACTCAAATTGACCAGCATGAGTCACAAATGCTGTATACTTCTTCGATTCTTCATCCATGAGGAGTTGATAATACCCGGATTTGAGATCCAAACTACAAAAATACACTCCACTTGCCAACTTATCAATTTGATCATCAACTCGAGGCAGAGGGTGACAGTCTTTAACGGTTTGACTGTTCAATTGTCGATAATCGATGCAGAGTCTTTTCTCCAGATTCTTCTTCTGAACTAAAAGGACAGGCGAAGCAAATTCAGAATCTGATGGGCGGATGATATCAGATTTGAGCATATCATCAATCATTTCTTGCACTAACTTCTGCTCACTTTGAGCCAAACGATAAGGTCGATACATAAACGGAGTTGGATCCTTCAAGGTAATGGACATTGAACCAGTTTTAGCGCAGCCTAATTCTGAAGTTGAAAGTGCAAAACAATCGCGATACTCATTGATAAGATTCAGCAGTTTGGTTTTGGCTTCTTCTGGAATATTACCGATGTTGACATCTTTCAGGAGGATAGGAGGAAGCTTGCTGTGCTTCACACGCCTTATTCGTTGAGTAGACTGAGTATCTTGGAGACAGGGCATACCTCTAGCTATGATTTGACCCTTTTTGAACCGGATTTCTCCATCTGAGGTATTGTAGACTGGTAACACAGCAGTTACATTGTCAGAGATTCGAATCACAGAATTTGAGAGAAAAGATGAGTCAGTACGGAAAGTTGAGCAGATAAGTACATCACCAGCATGATCAGCTTCGATTGGCACATTACCCAAGTGTTGAgatggaattgaaaaatcaaaagcagCCCGTAAGATGACGCGAGAAGGCGAGGGAGCCTCCCCACTACTGGGATACAAGGTGcctaaattgaagaattgaagtTGATTGGAATTCTTCACAGTATAGAGGTGATCTTGCTCAGTGAAATTTTGTCCAACAAGAATGGGAACATCTTGAGCATGGTTGGGTACCACCACAGCTCGAATTTCTGCCTCAACCCCATCAATTTTGATCACGAAAGTGTCAGTAGTGCCCAACGTCTTTGTTTGTCCATGCCCATATCCACTAATTACAGCACTGTCACTTTGATCAACACCCAAGTTCAGTTGAGTGATGAGTTCTTCTTTTATGGCTGTACAGGAACTACCAAAATCGATGTAAGCTGAAAAATCTTGACCTTGAATGGTGACAGTTTTGTGGAACTTTTGATCAGGCGGAGGCATGGACGAAGCTTGGAGTCATTGGACAGTTTCAGGCTTCTGCTGCTTGGTGCGGCAGTTAGCTTCAAGGTGACCAATTCGTTGACAGAAATTACACTTGACAGGATTTTTGACTGCTGAAGGACACACATTGGCATAGTGCCCAGGTTTACCACATTTGTGACAGGTTACAACAGGTTTGACATCCGCTTTCTCCTCCTGGTTAGGTGGAGGGATTTTTACTCGGCAATTTTTAGCCACATGTCCAGGTTTCTTGCATTTATGGCACGTAATTCGATTTTTGGATGAACTAGATGGCATACCAGATGAAGAAGCGcccaaattttgattattggggCCTCTGGGAGTACTAGGGGCATTCTCAGACTGAGAATTACTCAAACTGGAACCTTTTGTGTTGTGTTGAATGAGATACTTCAAAACTTCTTCAGGAGTGGTGTAACGACCTGACCTTGCACCACTAGCAACAATAGTATCAGTAATGCCATGTATTAAACAAGACACAGCATTCACCCCAGTAATACCACATTCCATTAATAATGCATATTTAGCATAGTAATAAGAAGAGTAGTTCTCATTCTTGAGCTTCTTTCTTTCCAACATGGTCGTTAGAGAGGTTGCATAATCTCTCTGGTTAGGAAAAGCTTGTTTTAATTTCTCCTTCCATTCAGACCAGCTATACGTAACATTTCTTAAACTGCTGTACCAGGTATTCGCATGTCCCCTCAACCTTGATAGAGCATGGTGTATGGTCATACCTTCACTCCATTTGTACACAGTTGCCAGCTGATCTACTTTATTCAACCATACCACAATGTCTTGGCCATCATCGTTAGGATCAAACGTTGGTATTACGTCAGCTGAGGCTACAAACCTCTTAGTCGGAGGTGCAGATGAAAGAGTAGCAGAAATAGCATGGGCTAATTCTAAAATAGCTGACAAATTACTATTAGAAGTATCGGAGGTATTAGAGATATTAACAGGCTGGACAGGAGGTGAGGTAGGGTGCGAGGTTACTGGGCGACCACGTTTCCTAGTATTTCTTGTTGGCGGCATAGTCAACTGATAAACATATAGCAGACAGACATAATGTCAGCAAAacgtgaagaaaaataaaatgaaaatgaaacagtaACAGATCTATCTAAATACATGAGTCATAGAGTGCCAAGCATCAACGAAACCTAAACGGCAAGGCAATAAAATCGCAGCTGCCTTCTACTACTACACACGTTGCTTGTCTCATGTTGACAAATATCAAGATAGGTAAAAAGTGTACCTATACTAAAACAGTACACCTACATGTATATTATATAgcatttacctatacctaaaacATGTGTACTTTTCCAGTTCTACCATGGTTAATCCATTGTCCAGTATCCCACTTCTGATGTAAAGAATTTAGTGAAAAACAAATGATCGAATGAGAGAATataatttaagtaggtaatttccaATATATAaacgaatttaatttaaataggATCGTGAGTAAAAACGGAAGTAGGCATCTGGATAGCTGGACCTTGGTAACCTAGGTAGGCTGGTATTTACCTGTAACAAAAATTACAGGTGCTTTTGAGTACAGAAACTCAAAACCAAAAGCACTAACAAATTCATAAATAGGTAATCAGCAAACCATTCTCAGGTACAGTATCAGactggtacctacttaccagaGCATTCAACCTAGTCCGCATTTCGCCTATAGGTTGCCTGGTAAGTGCTGGTCTAAAACAAATGAGTATGAGCATATCTCAGCATGTTTCAGCTGAGTGCTCTCTCTCAGTGGGCCTACATCATCGCCTGGGTAGGATAACGTCTACCCTGCTTAGTAGGTTACCAGGTacctaaactaggtacctaccagcAAGAATGTATCAAGCCAAAgcacataataaaaatatctagGCAATATTTAACTGTACTCAGTGAAACACTCACCAGAAATCAAATCTCCAAACCGAAATAAGTCACCACAGAGAGCACAGAATTCGCGAAGTAATTAACACACGTCAATATAAGCAATAATAAGCTGAGCCACACATTCGTCACCTAGCAGCATGCCTAGGAGATCGCGCACGTTCCTAATAGCCAATCAAAaagcagagagagagagacagagagtaGGTagacagagaaagagagaaatgTACAGACAGGCGAGAATGAGTGAATATTTAATATTTCccttattaaattaaaatttccctTACAGTTGATTACCTTATCTACATATGTTGTAATTGGATAATGTTTCTGAATCCAAATTTAGTATTAACTAtgttttttgttcgattttttccgttttttacTAAACGTTACGTGTAATTTGTGAGTAGtgaattgacgtttttttttcctaaataatagtaattttgaacttcttggtttcaatagttattaaatttttgaatgacttGAGTTGCAGTTATGAATGTACGACGTGTTGTAAAGTttgataaaatagaaaaatgttgcggaaaatatttttctgatttgaaagAAATACTTTTCTGGATCGGTTTTTTAACTTTTATCGAAAATAAGTTTCAAGTTTTCGATTTCGTTTattctttgattttatttttctcgagaGAATGACGCCCAAACGGAAGTAAAAAGacgaaatcacatttttttagcCTACAGACcaactgtcaaaaaatgttctaaaaatcgaaattggcTCGGATTTTTGTACTTGCACACTTGGAGGGTGGAGCGCTCAGGCCCAAACAATTTTCCGAGTGAAAATGAACTGTAACTATGTAGTAGAATTATTCGGGAGCGACCTTGCAATCTAtcagaatgggttaaaatttcatgagaaatccaaaaattgcaacaaaaatgttttttaagcatttttgaacccaaaattttATCGTGAATTTAGAGATTTTAGAAGTGTCATGCGAGCTATGACAATGGACTAAAGTTGtctacagaattttttgaagctatttttggaaacttttgctgccaaaaattaagtcattttaaaatttttaaaagtgtcatgtgggttaaaattttgcaaggaattattcaaatatttcaaaaaaatgttttcttggaatttttttcgcgagAAATTGGATTTggagttttctgatttttgaaaaaggtatcatgcgacctatcgaatataaatgtattaaaatttggtgaaaagttGAGTCGAAAACCGTGTCATGATTTTCGGAATCTACCAAATCataataagttgaaattttagtggaaaatcagaaatttctgTCGAAactgtttttgagaatttttattgattttcgagtccgaaattgagtcaatttttcaggtatttcgctagaaattgaatcattttgacaaaaacattttttggaacatttttaaaaacttttgaagcCGAAATTCAGTCAtgattttgacgattttttaagAAGTGTTGCGCGACCTTATTATTAGGGTTAAAATAATATTGCTAGAAATTCAGAATATATAGAAAATGTTTTGTGACTATTTTGAAGACATTTAAACCGGGTCctgattttacgattttttgaaaaaggtgtcaagCAACCTGTATACATTGGTTACAATTCAGcgagaaatttaaatattttgacgaatatgttttttgagcatttttgaaaaattgtgagtccaaaattggattgtgatatgattttttaaaaattatgtcatgcaacatatcaaaaatgagttgaaattcccatcaagactttttttgagtacttttgaagaattttgagaacaaattgggtcatgattttcgacAGTAAGTGTCTtgatttcgagctcaaaattaggtccggtatttaaaaaaaaaatgtcatacgaCCAATCataataagttgaaatttcagtagaaaatcaaaaatttttgttgaaactgtttttgagaatttttatagattttcgAGTCCGAAATTGAGGCAATTTTTGAGGtattttgacagaaatattttttgaaaaatttttaaaaacttttgagaCCGAAATTTAGTCatgattttcacgatttttgaaaaagtgttgcacgacctattgaaatttgaacattttggaaaaattttgagcccgaaattgagttgtgaattttataaaaaaaaaaaaaaaaaagatgtcatgcaacctatcaaaatcaGTTGCAATTTTGATAGAAGGTAGAAAATTTCCTTctagacttttttttgagaactttcgaagaattttgaaaataaatcggGTCATGATTTTCAGCAGTGAGTGTCTCTTGAttcgagctcaaaattaggTCTTGGTATTCAAGAGTTCTGAAAAGTGTCATGtcaaaataggataaaatttcgcaaaaaattcagatatttctgcaaaaattgtatattttttgagcatttttgaaaaattttgagtctaaaatttgatcttaattttcaagatttaattTCTCGATTCAGGTTAAAAATTAGACCTTGATTTTTAAAGTGCCATGctatcaaaataatttaatatttcgcgaaaaattcaaatatttcgatgaatgTGTTTTGtattattgaagaattttgagcccaaactGGGGTCTTGTGTTTTGAGGGTTTCCTAAGAAGTACcacgcgacctatcaaagtgggttataatttcgacagaaaatgaaaaaaaattccattatatCGACacgtttgatttttgaagaattttcagtttgaaatgGGAGGGTCATCATTTTCAAGGTTTTCGAAGATTGAAATAGTCGAATCGATAAATTAGTTTTCATGCAGCGTTAAAAATATACCGATTTCAGTTCCAGTAGATgcttaagttcatttttatccatttcaaagcaatttgaaatttttgtggaaattttgtaAACTCGCAGGATACtccaaaaagttcaaataatGATTCTTTTCCTATCCAGTGACCCCTTGGGCAACTTTGAAGAAATCTTGTCGAATAAAACCGATCGTTGTGCacctcttttgaaaatttgattttctttactttttctgaaatgttttctaattggtctataatttatttttgaactcaTTCTCCTGGAATTTCGCGATAACCTCTTGAAACGAACAATAAGGTGCTTAGAAAAGCACGGAACGAAACCACAGACGCTAAAGTTTATTTTAACCCTTTCTAAAAGATTTGAAAACTCGATGgaggcttcaaaaaaaaaaaaaatcgaattgagaATCCTGCCTTGTTAGATGACGATACAGATTGTTAAGAATTGatcgctttctgccaaaaatagcaaaaaatctcacctttgtcaaaattaccaattaGTCTCGTTTCTTCCTGAAAATTGTCGccttttaacaaaaaaaaactaaactaaaCAAAAAGACTTCATttgagtatttcaaaaaattacccaaacgTTCCGcttgtttgacaaaaaaaatgtcaaaaagtcttgcttttcaaccaaaaaattggaaaaaaaattctcattttcaacaaagatgACGAAAAAGTATCCTTTTTGGGCCAATAGTTGCCcgtaagttttgatttttgctgaaattgtcagtctcgCTCTTgccctaaaattgtcaaaaaattctcggttttttttgcaaaaacttccctaatgggtaattctcagaaaaaggtaaaattcgtgtacatggcaaatttctcaacggttttagcatgaattttttttttttttttttggtccattcaagaatgaccccgcacacatttcacacatggtattgaggtttttagaccctcctttcattggtgtacatttgattttataccccaaatgtccttcgacttggctgtcacacatcatgtttttgaaaatgaatgttataaagtgtcatgaacttcatttttttttggaaaaattgacacattctcattatcatagaacatgaaggtctcttattgtgcaaattgcaattgcaataagtctataggaagctcacaattcacatttgaaaactgtcacacactttttgcgcaaattttcgagcaattttcaattatttttggtagcttcccaatccaacatttttttctggcgagtggctgcactggttcactgtcctcataaaaatgttaccccgcaatgtttttttcaaaacctacgcaatagctcgttctgatcgtacttgtctctgaaaatatgatatttcgcaaaatcggtgtccttcggcttgcctttttatttaccctgatgaacccgccaaaaacgataattgagaaagggaagttattctacatgataagtacacattcattacgtgttaaaaatcgaataatgtccagtaggtaacgctagaaacgaaaaaacgttgagattgtccttcggcttgtccagcgcccatttgtccttcgacttggccaaatttcagacagctgtacttttatcgcgctagtcggcatattacacgataatacaagcaaaattttacgttttctccctccccacacttcacctctacccctaccaaaaaaataagtccagattcgaactctgcggcctgaaaaacataaatcgacatattacacgataatataagcaaaatttgacattttccccctccccacgcctccccctccacctctacaaaaaaaataactccagattcgaattctacgacctcgaaaacatatcaatcgacatattacacatcgatgagggtcgaattccaattatcgccgttttaggggggccggggtccacagtggggggggggattgaattgaggccaacactagaaaagggatctgggacacatatacaaatgattcccacttgaaattttccaaaaaaatgattttcgtttttcaaaattatgcatatcaaaatcgaccctttttctgagaattacccataaacgttatttttaatcagaagttgtccaaaagttttggtttttatatttttatgccATTTACAAGTATCGCCTTTTCACCTATAATTGCCAATGATGACAAAAAAGTGTCGTTCTGTCACCTTGAAAAGCACAAAGAAGTCTCACTTAGCGAAAACAATTGCGACTTCCTTGTTAATAATTCCCATAAACGGCGGATTTTTGCTgtaattgtcaaattttgctattTAGCAAAATAGTTACGGATTTTTGTTTTGCCAattaattcccaaaaagtcctgttcctgctttttgctaaaaattgtaagaaTTCTCGCTTTCTAAttgaatggtgaaaaaattttagtttttttttcataaaaattccaaaaagcctcactttttttaaaaattgtccataagtcttgttttttgccagaaattgtctcATTGATGTTTATGCCCGAAATTGTCAAACATCCTctctttttctacaaaaaggttgagtttttggttattttttcgaatttttatggttattacgttttttttttttaaaaaaaagagtataATCCAGGTTTATTCTttgaaaatcggatttttttactgtttcttgaatttttagattggtcaaaaattcgtttttaagtAGAACTTCTGAAATTTCGCGGTAATCTCTTGAAACATTCGATGGGGTACCCGATTTAATTTTTGGCCCTTTCATAACAattacaaatttctaaaaaaaaaaaaaattaaaaaattgctggaggctccaaaatggcctaGAAATACTAGCTGTTGATGTGTGGCGGTTGGAGAAATGACTCACATTGATTTACTTTGCTAACAAATTATACTTCAAacaacaattttcgaaattgctcTTGAAACagcactttttaattttttccaactctctaaaattccccaaaaatccaaaaatgaaaataatgatataGTACAATCTGGAAGAACTACTATAGATTGGAATAGTTTAGAATGACTATTATTGGGGGTGAagattagaaatattccttaggcggggaatatttccgaatacctagatagctcagaagggcGTAGTCTGTCTAATCGCTCTATACATCATTTAAAGAATATACGCAATAAATACGAATTCTGTTTTACTTACTACGTAtatttacactttttacataaattcattgGCATACAAAGCAGTCTATAAGTTTAGTGAGACAGTATGACCTAACGAATTTCTTCATATTATGACCAGATCACACAGTGacacaggtcagccaaaattgacaataatctATCAAATAGATTTTACCCTAGTCAACAACAAGAAGACATAGAATAGGAGAAGAATACATTCACATAATATATACACGAGAATGAAGCATTTTAGTTTAGTCATCGTGGAGGCGACACCATGGTCCATATCTCCACGAGAAAAGATTATTATTAAGCACTATAATTATTTCAGTAGGTGTTTCCACCACTTACTTCAAACTGTACACGTTTGTCATCGCTTATCTTGGCCTGTCCAATACCATAGGCTTGATGAcacttaactaaacgaggtaTCACTTTGAACTTTGCGAATTGAGGTGATTTCCGGATAAATCCCCCAACACCAAAAAGGCTCACGTTATTAATCGATTGAAGATCGATTAATCTAGGTTTTACAGTAGTATTAACCATGCGCGGAATGGTGTAAATCGTAAAGTCTTCGTCATGGATTCCCCTCAACTGGGGCGCTTCCATGACGTAAATTTAATCAACATCGACGAATGAACCGACTATCGCGAATTGCCGAAACACTAGTGATTTCTTCAGAACAGAAATCGTTATTATAAAGACGCTACTTTTGTCTTAATCTCCACCCCTAATTGGGGGGGACCAATAGCGCACTTGCTAAGTACAAATACTTttacataaattgaagaatttatgtgattttagTTATTTATGTCCAAAATCCCTATCTTGGGCCATAAACGTCAAAGGCTCGCGACCCTTCTTAATTAGTGAAGGGTGCCGCCTTATATGCGCGAGTATGTCTCGCGTATATATTTGTACTTAGCCTATTTCCTAAAGTAGTTCAGacgttaccaatattttcaatataaggggttcATAACATAAGCACTACCTtacggcagtggggccaatctgccctctaTCAATAGTTTGGAAATTatcaaagtttgaatttgatGGTGTCTATGGGTAATATTAGAAGTATTGTAGCAAGTAGcctacctatacgtattttttAGAGCTAGCTGAAAGCTTATGGCGTGGTTCTTCGTGTACTTGAACATAGTGTTGAACCcagtgagttgaaaattacttaccagatttggtgaaatttcagatttttttattgccACCGGACAATAACCCAAAATGGATGACTCGTACTCGGACTCGTACTCGGACTCGGACTCGGACTCGGAAATCGATGATGGCAGATTTATGTTTCTCTATTCACCACCGAAACTAGAACTTATATCGACTCGTGTCATAGCAAGACATCTGGTTTTCGACGAGTTGAATCACGACGCCGAAAACATCAGCGATCcatcgaaaagtttcaaattacgAAATTGGATCAACGATCGTGTCGACAAAATGCTATCAAATCTACCATCCATTGCTGCAATTCGCTCCGCAATGACGGATCAGATCAAGTTCGTCGGTACGGAAATCTCACGCTGGGTGATGGTAAACGAAGGAAGCGCTTTAGATGTATTCCTCTGGATCTGTGACGTGAACGAGCGTCGTTTCGTTACGTCTGATTTCTTAGCCGAATTTGTTTGGAATTTCGATGGCGAAATAGATTACGTCAAAACCGCCGAGAAACTGATCCGTGGTACGAATTTGACCgaaaaagagaaatttaaaatggcTTGCGAATATTGCATGGAAGACGAGATTGACGACATGTACGATACGTACGATTGGCTGGACGTCGACGATTGCACGGAACTCGAAGAATTCTCCAAGAATAACTATATTTTGTATTGGGATAGTGCGAGGGAAGGATTAGACGTAGAAATGCCCGAAGACGATGATCAATCATTCGAATTATACCTTCTGGAAACTGCTCCGTGCAACGTAACTGCGTTgaggtattttttctctcaattggAGGACGAAGAGAGGGAAGATTTCGCCAATGGTAGAATGTTGACTTTGCCAATGCGTACAGTAAAGCATATTATACCCTTGTATACCGAACTCGAGCAGAAAGATCTTTTCGTGAAGAACGTGGTCGAAATGATGGAGAATATTACGTGTGATATGCCTGTCGAGCAATGTCTgcagttttggaattttgtcaAGCCTATGTTACGTGGTAAACAATATATTCAAATGCTGTTGGCTATATTTGAATGCCCGGAGCACGTAGGGCACAAAAGTTCGTCTTGGATGGCTGAATACACGATGGAGATATGGAATACGTCGCCGAGTCATTTGAAGCAATTCGTATTTCGCGAACAAAACAACAACTTCGTGTTGAAGTGGAATAAGTGGTACAGCAACGTGCAAGATG contains:
- the LOC135844912 gene encoding uncharacterized protein LOC135844912 isoform X1; amino-acid sequence: MDDSYSDSYSDSDSDSEIDDGRFMFLYSPPKLELISTRVIARHLVFDELNHDAENISDPSKSFKLRNWINDRVDKMLSNLPSIAAIRSAMTDQIKFVGTEISRWVMVNEGSALDVFLWICDVNERRFVTSDFLAEFVWNFDGEIDYVKTAEKLIRGTNLTEKEKFKMACEYCMEDEIDDMYDTYDWLDVDDCTELEEFSKNNYILYWDSAREGLDVEMPEDDDQSFELYLLETAPCNVTALRYFFSQLEDEEREDFANGRMLTLPMRTVKHIIPLYTELEQKDLFVKNVVEMMENITCDMPVEQCLQFWNFVKPMLRGKQYIQMLLAIFECPEHVGHKSSSWMAEYTMEIWNTSPSHLKQFVFREQNNNFVLKWNKWYSNVQDDNYRLRNDAMLLQILSDGGVEYRTRFWLKEWNNLIIEVRPPALRTLLEICLPDTRAREEFKKRIIESNLMKACLDKLLDIGLIIEINQFLDILLPEPSQRTDYKKKMIPDFVRLPEQFINGWETPSDEQIDAFGKFIDEIKHRDDNDDNDDDEDDEGENTPEECKVRAISAAFVPFIDERFIERRIFNNILHVAKRLCDEQKVKLDVKIMFRMFYIFAHSDEDKEEYMKTMVNVNTNRAWRRIMLWVLGSREKMEKFFDEFEVLQDPKYDTGFDECYVSGDEEDGENE